The Budorcas taxicolor isolate Tak-1 chromosome 8, Takin1.1, whole genome shotgun sequence genome includes the window GGGGATGGTCCTCAAAGTTACCCCAATTACTTCCTTTCTCACTTCTCTGGGGCAACTCTGGTGCCCCAAGTGGACTTGACTGAAAAAGTACAACTTCAGTTTGGGTAGCCTTGTCGGCTGTAAAGTTAGAAGACCCGAGGCTCTTCATCAGCTGTAACCCCTAGCTAAATCCTCAACTTATCCCCCTGAGAGAAAGATGATATAGGTCCCaaactagtcttttttttttttaagtaaagcatGTGCCAGGGACTGCTGGGTACTGGGGACAGAATACAGAGCATGCCTGCCCTGAGAGTTATTAATTAaatagaagaaatggacacatgGGCGATTAGAACATCCAAAGTTTTGAGAGGATGACCTGGAGGGAGAGTTCATTACCATGTCTTTATGAAAGGATTGTAGAGCATTTTTGTTGCCCCAAAGTCCTAACAAACTTACCAAGTGTATTTTGTATGATCAGGCTGCCAGGGCGGATTTCTGGGGCCAACCCAGTATTCAGCTGAACCACCTTGTGGCACCACCTTCCATAAGTTTCTGATATAACTCTGAGAAATTTGAAGGGAGATTAAGAGACCAGAGATGTGTGAGGAGTGCTGGGAAATATTGGGATAGGGGGAGAGAGGGGGTGtcaagaggagaggaaggaaataCTAGAGAGGCTATGAGCTTCAGCAAGAGGACTGTACCCAATCTTGGTGCATGACATCGCCTCATTGGTGACCATCCCCGCACCCTTCAAGTGCCACCCTGCAGATACAAGCTGACCCCTCattacacatgcatgcatgcatacccaCACGCACATGCTGGGTAAGAATTTCTGCCAGCCTGTGAAGAGTCATTCTGTGGACGGTTCTTGTCACAAGGAGCCATTCCCTACAATCCAGTGCGCCAGGTATGGAACCTGTCTGCTTGGGAGACCATGAGAGTCAAAGAACCTGTTGAGCAGCCCAGAACTGACCAGAAAGCTGGGATGAGAAACAGGTTAAAGTAAAGACGGCTTGTAAGTTTCAACTCTCATGCCAGCCCTAATCAGTAGGTAGGGCCACCTGGAGCTCTGTGCCGAGAGGCTGCACAGTGCCATCCCTGACTCAACGACATATGTCCCTTTGCCCAACAGTACCCACTACAGTCTTTGAATAGGGGTTTGCTTACTGCAGATGGATGAGAACTGCTGCTGGTTTTGGCCAAATCAGAAGACAGAGATTTACAGTGGCTTTGGCTTTCCGTCCAAGTTCTCTTAGTAACTGAGATGTAAAAGCAACTCCTCTCATTCTGTATCCATCCCAGGGGACAGCAGGAATCTACAAGCAGAAAGAGAGTGACAGCACTGCACTGTCCAGACCCCGGAGGCGGATCTCAATGCTCAGCAACCCGGTTGCTAACAACATTCCCTGGAGTGGAACCTCAGTGCCTTCACTGGTCTGGTCCTTAAACtttgtaatctttttttcttcGACTACCCTGGAAATGCCATACCTGTGCATACTTAGTGAGAGCCTTTAACATTCAACAATTTTACTCCTTAAAACCTGGGAggtttggatttccctggtggcacagtggatgagaatctgcctgccagtgcagggaacgtgggttcaatccctggtctgggaagattctgcatgccacagaacaactaagtcCATGCCGTAGAACCCACAAGCCCTgagcccacaactactgagcccatgtgccgcaactattgAGGCCTGAGAATACCTAGAGTCCATGccccgcaacaagagaagacaccgcaatgagaagcttatgcaatgaagagtagtccctggtcactgcaactagagaaagcccacacagcaatgtagacccagcacagccagaaaccaatcaatcaattttttttcaatctgggAGGCTTATTTGAAAAGGGCTGGTGGTACTATCCCCAATTTCTGAACAATTGCAGTCTACCCCCCATTTTGGTTAACTTTACCTGGGTCCCCAGTAAAGAAGTGATCAACAGACCTCCCATTCATCTCATTGTCTCATTAGCTCCCTAACGCATTCCCCAGCGCATATTCAAAACTTGCCCTCATTCCTCAAGCTGCTAGCCACTAGCTTCCCCTCCAGTCTTCCACAAGTTGACAACCTTGCTTTGTTGAAGTTGTCAGACACTTGACGTGTGAACTCTCTCCATTTTCCTCCCCTCCATCTCAAaatttgtctcttttctctcctcctgaCTATTGGTCAGAAATAAACCTCCCTCTTTCTTTAATATCCGAAACCCCAGTCTGTGCTCCTGATCCCAATCCACCTCTCTCTGCTGCTTTGCCCCATCCATCCTACCTCCCCAAAAATCATTCCTTCCCCTCCAATTCCCTCTCTTCTGGCCGTATTTTCTCATCCCCACCCAGCTACTCCCTTGAGTTACTGTCCTACAGCAACTTAAAGGAATATAGAAGTCAGTGTGGCCAAATGAACAAGGGTGAAGGGATGAGCGGCACACTGAAAGGTAGGTAGGGGCAGTGGGGACCAGActgagaattttttatttttagattatgaGGCATTTTGTTCTCTGGCTGTATCCCAAGTGCCTGGGCACAGTGCTGGACACAGAGTATGTATTCCATAACTTTTGATGTAATTAATTAACTGACATGATCTTAACTGGAATGACAtgatcagatttttgtttttaaaggatcaCCCTGGCTGCAGCATTAAAAGTGGATTTGGAGGAGGGATGTTTAGAGAAAACATTCAGCGAGCTGTTGCAGGTATCCTTGCAAGAGATGAGGATGGACAAAAATGCAAATGGATACACAGAACTGGTGGTGGAAAACAGAGGAAATTCCTCTCTGGCAGAGTAGGGCCATCTgctgagagtgagagagagggtaGTGGGGTACAGAGAGCTAGTAGTGTGGGGTCCCACCAGACGTTGAGACTAGAGTTTTGTGGCACCAAGCAGAATGACTGCACAGCTTGTCACCCCTGGGTGCAGGCATGCGTGTTCATCCAGAGTTGAGATATTGCCAACCAGATATACCAGGACACTGGAACCAAGGAGTGAGTTGGGTGGCTGAAGTAAGGGGACAGGTCCTCAAATCAAGATGGGTAGAGAAAGAAGTGAAGACAGGTGATGGCTGATGAGAAGGGAGGAAACAGGGGAGCCAGCAGGTAGAAGGCCTCTGTAAGACTGAAGAAGTGTGGGGGCCCGTTGTGGTCACAGTGAAGATCTGAACCGTCCTTTCAGTGGAAGTGTGGTTTGGGATGCTGAGGTCTAGGTTCAGCTGTGGGAATGGGAGATGGCAGTGGGGGTGCGCAGTATTGGCATGAAAGTGAGGCTTGTAGAGAATGAGAAGGTTAAAGAAACCAGGGCTGCAGGTGTCTGTACATGATCACTTTGTTTAAAGCTTTGGGAGAGTATCCAGATGCCCATGACCTAGACAGAGCCTAACCTCTAGACAACCAGTCCACAAGCAGTCCCCTCCTCTCAGGCGGGAGACCCTTCCTCAACCTCACCCTACTTTGGCAGACCTTCTGTGTGTCCCCCTTCTTCAACCCCACATACTGCTGCACTCCTCCTTTCAAAAGGGATGAGCAATTCCACCCTAGTTCACTGCCCTCCAAGCTCTCTGAGAGAACCTCAGCTGCCTTGCCCCAACTCCAGACTgtaccacagttcagttcagttcagtcgctcagtcgtgtccgactctttgcgaccccatgaatcgcagcacaccaggcctccctgtccatcaccaactcccagagttcactcagactcacgtccatcgagtccgtgatgccatccagccatctcatcctctgtcgtccccttctcctcctgcccccaatccctcccaaaatcagagtcttttccaatgagtcaactcttcacatgaggtggccaaagtactggagtttcagctttagcatcattccttccaaagaaatcccagggctgatctccttcagaatggactggttggatctccttgcagtccaagggactctcaagagtcttctccaacaccacagttcaaaagcatcaattcttcggcgctcagccttcttcacagtccaactctcacatccatacatgaccacaggaaaaaccatagccttgactagatggaccttagtctgcaaagtaatgtctctgcttttgaatatactatctaggttggtcataacttttcttccaaggagtaggcgtcttttaatttcatggctgcaatcaccatctgcagtgattttggagcccaaaaaaataaagtctgacactgttttcactgtttccccatctatttccatgaagtgatgggaccggatgccatgattttcgttttctgattgttgacctttaagccaactttttcactctcttctttcactttcatcaagaggctttttagctcctcttcactttctgccataagggtggtgtcatctgcttatctgaggttattgatatttctcctggcaatcttgattccagcttgtgtttcttccagtccagcatttctcatgatgtactctgcatataagttaaataagcagggtgacaatatacagccttgacgtactccttttcctatttggaaccagtctgttgttccatgtccagttctaactgttgcttcctgacctgcacacagatttttcaagaggcaggtcaggtggtctggtattcccatctctttcagaattttccacagtttattgtgatccacacagtcaaaggctttggcatagtcaataaagcagaaatagacgtttttctggaactctcttgctttttcgatgatccagcggatgttggcaatttgatctctggttcctctgccttttctaaaaccagcttggggAAGCTCAGCTATAGCAAGAATTAAGTAAAGCTATAGGtcctctcttggagaaggcaatggcaacccattccagtactcttgcctggaaaatcccatggatggaggagcctggtaggctgcagtccatggggtcgcaaagagtcggacatgactgagcaacttcacattcacttttcactttcaagcactggagaaggaaatggcaacccactccagtgttcttgcctggagaatcccagggatgggggagcctggtgggttgccatctatgtggtcgcacagagttggacacgactgaagtgacctagcagcataGGTCCTCTCTATAGAAAAACGTGAACAATCAATTTCACATCCAAATTCAGGGAGTTTCCAGATCCTTGACACTGATATGCCCCGAGCCCTGAGATGAGCCAGATGAGCCCTGAGCTTGCTGCTCTGTATCATTTGCACTGCTGGCTGCCACCGTCTTCTCCCCAAGAGGACCCCACCTTAGagctgggtgaaagtgaaagttgctcagtcatgtccgactctttgccaccccatggactatacagtccatggaattctccaggccagaatactggagtgggtagcctttcccttctccaggagaccttcccaacccagggatcaaaccctaaaTCCAGTAGGTGGCTAGACCCTTCCCCCTGCTGGCCAAGGATGCACAACTCGCGTCCATGTCAGCCAGCACTCTGGTTCACCACCCCTTTCCTGAACAACCCAGTGGCGCTCCAGTAGATAGACAGACCCCTCGCTTCAATCCATCCCTCATGGCAGGCCCTCCCATCTCTCCTTTCCCAGAGCAGATACCTGGGGAGGAGCACCTGAAGAAAGACGGTAGTCTTTCCCGCATACTGTTCAGCCTCTGCTCCAAGTTCATCCTCTCTGTCTCCTTATTTCTCAAGGCCTCTTTCGTCTTCTCTCCGTCAGACTGGCAAACCTGCAACTGCTGTCTGGTAGCCTGGCCAGCCTTCTGTTCCACCTGTAGTGTTTCCTGACTCTGGGCCAGCTTCATCCTGGATCCCTGCAAAtcctcttccctctgccccagCTGGGTTATCTTCTGGCTCAGCTGCTGCCTCAGGCTGCTGTTGGTGGCTTCCAGAACCCTGTTCATTTGCTGGAGCTGCCGAGACACTTGCAAATCTGTTTGGCCATAAAGAGAGATTCAGGACATCATCAGCCATGCCCTGGTAACCCGaggcttcagcgtcagtcccttTTCTGCTTCTTGCAAGTTTGCCCTAACAGGCTGGAATGGAATATAAAATCTGACCACCTAAAGCTTCAGGGGGCACTGGGTTAGGTCAGGACAATCTAGGAAGTTACTGCGCTCTGAAAACAGACCTGGCTAGAAACCAGCCCAAGGCTGAGGCTGTGGTGGTAGTGACTCCCGCCCTGCTGAGGAAGGGCAGCTGTTGGGGAGAGTGGGGGAGAACGTTGTTCCGGGTAAGTGGAAAACCAGGGGCAGCCATACTCACAGCGCACTCCCAGGCAGGTGGCAGCCACCCCGCACAGCAGGCAGATGAGGAGCAGGCCCAGAACCAGGTACCGCATGCAGGCTGCATGGCCTTAGGGAGACAgcgggttggggggcgggggtgcagtGAGCCCCACGAAAATTGATAGACCgagggggtggggtgtggagatTCGCGGGAAAGAGCATCCCGCGAAGGACGTGGAACACTGGCTGGGCAGCGGGAGGCGCGCGCGGGGCTGGGAGCATCGGCTACTCACACCAGAGAATCCGCCCGGCAGCTGGTGACGTCACGGGGCTCCAGGCAGCAGTTGGCTGCTCCGACTGGGCCCCTGCGGAAGGGAGAGACTCCTGTGAAGGTGGGAAAGCCCAGGAAATGCCCTCTTCTTCCCACTCCTACCCCCTCCACCGCGCTGAGACTCCAGTCTGTCCTAAGGTGCCCTCAGCCGCCGCTCGGGGCCACCCTTAGCGCTCTCCGGAGCTCCTCATCTCCCCAGGGGCTCCCGTGCCCCTCGTAGGTCTTACCTTATCCTTTCCCCGGGGACCCTCTGTAACCCTTCAGGGTCTCGCTTGATCCTTCCCTCTGGGGCCACTCATCTGCCTGCCAAAACCCTCTCCCCAGAAgtgctctcccttcctccctcttccctctcttctcttctctcccctccccctaggGACTCCCATTTCTCACTGGAGCTCTGCACCCCAACAGGGCTGCCCTGATTCCTCCATAGAGCCCTCACTCCCCACTGGAAGCTTTATTCTTCCTTGGCTCCCGTGATTGGTCCTCATTCTCTTCCTGAGAACCCCCATCCTTTCTCCAAGGATACTGTCCTCCCAAGAATGCTGTGGACTCCCCCAACTCAAAACACAGCCCCTCACAAACACGCATCCCCCAGGCTCCCCAGACCTGCTTTATCCCGTAATCCAGAGGAAGCCAAGCTCGAGGGTCCTCCTGTGCCTGGGGGCACATTCTCATAGGTGAGTTCGCCATCTTCATCAGCCTCTGGgtctggagaggagaggaaaggtggGATCAGGATGGGGGTctgtggggtgggagtgggatcTCGAAGGAGGATGGAGCTGCAGAATCAAGGAGCTGCTGCAGCTGCCCTTACCGTGTCCTAGCCGGCTGGAGTTGCTCTTCTTCAGGGGAGCCTTCACAAACCGCAGGTCCGCATAGGTGATGGCCTCAGCCATGGTCCTGGGCACCTCTGCTCCCACTGGTCCCCCTCCTCGTCCACTGGCCCGGGgctaccctgctgctctcccctctgccccctcccctcaacCCCTTCAAACGATGAGGCTCTGTGTTACCTCTGTGACTGACGGCTTCACGCCTTGCCCTGTGACTTCCAGTCACAAAAGAGGAAGATGTGAACCCGTTTCAGATAGATGGGCTCAGTGAAGCAAATGGCATCCCTGAGCcctgggcagaggggcaggggaggggagactgaggcccaaaGCAGGGGGTCAGGGCTGAGGGGGTCAGAGAGCCAGCACTCCGGCCTGGCCTTGCATCTTGCCTGTGCCCCTTCTTCTTGCATCCCAGACCCGCCTTTACAGTGCTGGGCTCCAACAACCCACCCTGGTCACCTGATTTGCCCCACACTCCTTTCGTGGCTGCCCAGTCCCTGAGCTTTCTACGTGCAGTCGGAGCTCTGTTATGCTCAACTGACCGCAGAGGGTCTCCTAATCACTGCTCCAGACTGGGGCTCTACCCTCCCATCAGATTGGGGGGTCCTAGTCTGGAACCCTGGCTCTCCCTCATCCTGGGATTCCCAGCAGATCTGAGTtcctgcaggagaccccagttcgattccagagttgggaagatccactggcaaAGGGATatgttacccacttcagtattcttgggcctccctcgtGGTTCAACTGGATAAAAATCTgtttgcaatgagggagacctgggttcgatccctgggttgggaagattcccctggagaagggaaaggctacctactccagtattctggcctggagaattccatggactgtatagtccatggggtcacaaagagtcagacacgactgagcaactttcactttcactgagttcCCAGAATGGGGTTCCCTTACTTGGTGGGCATTTTCTCTCCATCAGTTTGAGGGGTTTCAGGGTGGTCCTGGCTCCCTTTCTGCTGTCGTCCTACAGAGCTGCCAGGAATCCCCCACTTGGGGAAATTTTCACTCCAAGCCCTTCCTGAAGATGTGGCAGCCCTTTGGAGGATGCAGAGGATCTGG containing:
- the CD72 gene encoding LOW QUALITY PROTEIN: B-cell differentiation antigen CD72 (The sequence of the model RefSeq protein was modified relative to this genomic sequence to represent the inferred CDS: inserted 1 base in 1 codon), coding for MAEAITYADLRFVKAPLKKSNSSRLGHDPEADEDGELTYENVPPGTGGPSSLASSGLRDKAGAQSEQPTAAWSPVTSPAAGRILWCHAACMRYLVLGLLLICLLCGVAATCLGVRYLQVSRQLQQMNRVLEATNSSLRQQLSQKITQLGQREEDLQGSRMKLAQSQETLQVEQKAGQATRQQLQVCQSDGEKTKEALRNKETERMNLEQRLNSMRERLPSFFRCSSPDSCCPLGWIQNERSCFYISVTKRTWTESQSHCKSLSSDLAKTSSSSHPFQISQSYIRNLWKVVPQGGSAEYWVGPRNPPWQPDHTKYTWYSPKCPKLEINRKDLDLTTGACHXSFSFHL